The following proteins are co-located in the Myroides profundi genome:
- a CDS encoding pentapeptide repeat-containing protein, producing MLVNFTKAKFDRCMLDKSIIKKCNFQEAKLVFNADDAVFEDCSFVGAKIGIGTYGHEYGGRRTKFYNCDFTDAQFARVEFRASKFYNCNFTNTTFIKCDFRGVKMEGCILPKLSQFTDMDIPDYITE from the coding sequence ATGTTAGTCAATTTTACCAAAGCAAAGTTTGATAGATGTATGCTAGATAAATCTATAATAAAAAAATGTAATTTTCAGGAAGCTAAATTGGTATTTAATGCAGATGATGCTGTTTTTGAAGATTGTTCTTTTGTTGGTGCTAAGATAGGTATAGGGACATATGGACATGAATATGGTGGACGTAGAACCAAATTTTATAATTGCGATTTCACTGATGCACAATTTGCTCGAGTAGAGTTCAGAGCTTCAAAATTCTATAATTGTAATTTCACTAATACGACATTTATTAAATGTGATTTTAGAGGAGTGAAAATGGAAGGTTGTATTCTTCCTAAGTTATCTCAATTTACAGATATGGATATACCTGATTATATAACAGAATAG
- a CDS encoding IS3 family transposase: MCQLFGKTRSAYYQSIDRYASQSIKDEIILQEVLNIRATLPRVGTRKLQHMLQERLGSHNISVGRDYLFDLLDSHKMLVRQRKRKAYTTDSRAWRGQYLDLYNGVKVTRPEQFWVSDITYIRLNNTWGYLSLITDAYSHKIMGYSFSLDLTTNGCLQALKMALKNRIYTEKLIHHSDRGCQYCSSVYTKILIENNISISTTQGGEPRDNAIAERVNGIIKGEFDLNYSSLGYQKTIDKIKNSIEAYNQIRPHDSCDRLTPNQAHLKTGILTKRWKNYYKTNKQKQQPVQ; encoded by the coding sequence AATCTATTAAAGATGAGATTATTCTTCAAGAAGTTTTAAATATTAGAGCTACTCTACCAAGAGTAGGTACTCGAAAACTTCAACATATGTTACAAGAACGCTTAGGTTCGCACAATATAAGCGTAGGAAGAGATTATCTGTTTGATTTATTAGACAGTCATAAAATGTTGGTTAGGCAACGAAAGCGCAAAGCATATACAACAGACTCCAGAGCTTGGAGAGGACAGTATTTAGACTTGTATAATGGAGTAAAAGTTACTAGACCAGAACAATTTTGGGTAAGTGACATCACCTATATCAGGTTAAATAATACTTGGGGCTATTTAAGTTTAATCACAGATGCTTATTCTCATAAAATAATGGGCTATAGTTTTAGCTTAGATTTAACCACTAATGGATGCTTACAAGCCTTGAAAATGGCATTAAAGAACAGGATTTATACAGAGAAACTTATTCATCATTCAGATCGAGGATGTCAATACTGCAGTAGTGTTTATACTAAAATACTGATAGAAAACAACATATCTATTAGTACAACACAAGGTGGTGAACCAAGAGATAATGCAATAGCTGAGCGTGTAAATGGTATAATTAAAGGTGAATTTGATTTAAACTATTCAAGTTTAGGTTATCAAAAAACGATTGATAAAATTAAGAATAGTATAGAAGCTTATAACCAAATTAGACCTCATGATAGTTGTGATAGGTTAACTCCAAATCAAGCTCATTTAAAGACAGGTATTCTAACTAAGAGATGGAAGAATTATTACAAGACTAATAAACAAAAACAACAACCTGTACAGTAA